Proteins encoded within one genomic window of Actinoplanes octamycinicus:
- a CDS encoding CHAT domain-containing protein, translating to METIRPIDLPFECHRCGHRQRAAWSLVTRVSADDSWQQLRAVLEVVCPQCGGSRVPALPAVVLEGSDDEVRHTLAVLPPGIDDLGPLRDFLPPEAITPLLPVPWPAGPAAGRPIVEAARDHPETAARARRNRIMAGLERLLGSPTAHDAGRAVADCPELRTPLAAEVGAEWVALIPPEGDALGQAITRLLAELAGGADVATAHQRYLDDSTAAREAIRDAALDHVEWLTAHPDAPVDEWDALAERTQHLFGIAGDTDELARHLLRVGNTLLLRPDRTRDDHARAAALLERSHQLAATLDDAELSAAVASSLAHAIGRTDIPTETDLRRAAALQDEVVRGQRAAGDPAALAMALTNHAVVLLRLATFRRDAAREETLRQGVTLLEEALPLRTPERDPLGWAYTAANLAQTRRMLGDDDPAQAARVQRAAADIFAAAGETENAVEARIHLGRALVDRARAGGADRDALLAEAAALAEQPGNPLQLAQFAQISVRVAEERHGRTPELVEPLATALGRIDPRWAPDEALSTAEQLATLHAELDQWPEACRAYDHCLAVQEAVLDASPDRGVRLDMLAAAPRLARGAAFARVRAGDPTGAVELLERTRLRAFEAIGGDLAAGLSLLTWQQPTLADIGQAATPDCPLTYVVTTPGGSAVLLVRRDETGQVVAEAHDSELTSATFIDLLLDVGEPERGLITAQAAGEPVHAAVERLAEPLGRLLQPVVDAAAPDRLLLVPCGPMALMPWPAARLRDAPVISVVPSAAAAVLSRRRIDAAASGRHTGRVVVFADPARDDVPPLRGARAEAERIHAEFGDRVVVRGGAEATRDELIRLAPDAWLLHLSCHGYNDPMGYEAMRLLLSGGDLTLDDLRAMPRLRARLVTLSACQTGHADLVRLSDDMIGLPVTLLAAGSAAVLATLWPVHDRATAKLIDRMYRELARMIAAGEPDDVPLALHRAQRWLSTQPRYRHPAYWAAFYLLGV from the coding sequence ATGGAGACGATCCGGCCGATTGACCTCCCGTTCGAGTGCCACCGGTGCGGGCACCGGCAGCGGGCCGCGTGGTCGCTGGTCACCCGGGTGTCCGCGGACGACTCGTGGCAGCAACTGCGGGCGGTGCTGGAGGTGGTCTGCCCGCAGTGCGGCGGGAGCCGCGTCCCGGCGCTGCCGGCCGTGGTGCTGGAGGGCTCGGACGACGAGGTGCGGCACACCCTCGCCGTGCTGCCGCCGGGCATCGACGACCTCGGCCCGCTGCGCGACTTCCTGCCGCCGGAGGCGATCACCCCGCTGCTGCCGGTGCCGTGGCCGGCCGGTCCGGCGGCGGGCCGGCCGATCGTCGAGGCGGCACGGGACCATCCGGAGACGGCCGCCCGGGCGCGGCGCAACCGGATCATGGCGGGGCTGGAGCGGCTGCTCGGCTCGCCGACCGCGCACGACGCCGGGCGGGCCGTAGCCGACTGCCCGGAGCTGCGGACGCCGCTCGCCGCCGAGGTGGGCGCCGAGTGGGTCGCGCTCATCCCGCCGGAGGGCGACGCGCTCGGCCAGGCGATCACCCGGCTGCTCGCCGAGCTGGCCGGCGGCGCCGACGTCGCCACGGCACACCAGCGATACCTCGACGACTCGACGGCCGCCCGGGAAGCCATCCGGGACGCCGCCCTGGACCACGTGGAGTGGCTGACCGCGCACCCGGACGCCCCGGTGGACGAGTGGGACGCGCTCGCCGAGCGGACCCAGCACCTGTTCGGGATCGCCGGCGACACCGATGAACTCGCCCGGCACCTGCTGCGGGTCGGCAACACCCTGCTGCTGCGCCCGGACCGGACCCGGGACGACCACGCGCGCGCGGCGGCGCTGCTGGAGCGGAGCCATCAGCTGGCGGCCACGCTGGACGACGCCGAGCTGTCTGCCGCGGTCGCGTCGAGTCTGGCCCACGCGATCGGCCGGACCGACATCCCGACCGAGACCGACCTGCGCCGGGCGGCGGCGCTGCAGGACGAGGTGGTGCGCGGCCAGCGGGCGGCCGGTGACCCCGCCGCCCTGGCGATGGCGCTGACCAACCACGCGGTGGTGCTGCTCCGGCTGGCGACCTTCCGGCGCGACGCGGCGCGGGAGGAGACGTTGCGGCAGGGCGTGACGTTGCTCGAGGAGGCGCTGCCGTTGCGGACGCCGGAGCGTGACCCGCTCGGCTGGGCGTACACCGCGGCGAACCTGGCGCAGACCCGGCGGATGCTGGGCGACGACGACCCGGCCCAGGCCGCGCGGGTGCAGCGAGCGGCCGCGGACATCTTCGCCGCGGCGGGCGAGACGGAGAACGCCGTGGAGGCCCGGATCCACCTCGGCCGGGCCCTGGTCGACCGGGCGCGGGCCGGCGGCGCCGACCGCGACGCCCTGCTGGCGGAGGCCGCCGCGCTCGCCGAGCAGCCCGGGAACCCGCTGCAGCTGGCACAGTTCGCCCAGATCAGCGTCCGTGTCGCCGAGGAGCGGCACGGACGCACGCCGGAGCTGGTCGAGCCGCTCGCCACCGCACTCGGCCGGATCGATCCGCGCTGGGCGCCGGACGAGGCGCTGTCCACCGCCGAGCAACTGGCCACGCTGCACGCCGAACTGGACCAGTGGCCGGAGGCGTGCCGGGCCTACGACCACTGCCTCGCCGTCCAGGAGGCGGTGCTGGACGCCTCGCCGGACCGGGGCGTCCGGCTCGACATGCTGGCCGCCGCGCCCCGGCTGGCTCGCGGCGCCGCGTTCGCCCGGGTCCGGGCGGGCGACCCGACCGGCGCGGTGGAGCTGCTGGAACGGACCCGGCTGCGGGCCTTCGAGGCGATCGGCGGCGACCTGGCCGCCGGGCTGAGCCTGCTCACCTGGCAGCAGCCCACGCTGGCGGACATCGGCCAGGCCGCCACCCCGGACTGCCCGCTCACCTACGTGGTCACCACCCCGGGCGGCTCGGCGGTCCTGCTGGTCCGCCGCGACGAGACCGGCCAGGTTGTCGCCGAGGCCCACGACTCGGAGCTGACCTCGGCGACCTTCATCGACCTGCTGCTCGACGTCGGGGAACCGGAACGCGGCCTGATCACCGCGCAGGCCGCCGGGGAGCCGGTGCACGCGGCCGTCGAGCGGCTCGCCGAGCCGCTCGGCCGGCTGCTCCAGCCGGTCGTCGACGCCGCCGCCCCGGACCGGCTGCTGCTCGTCCCGTGCGGCCCGATGGCGCTGATGCCGTGGCCGGCCGCCCGGCTGCGGGACGCGCCGGTCATCTCGGTGGTGCCGTCGGCGGCCGCCGCGGTGCTGAGCCGCCGCCGGATCGACGCGGCCGCGAGCGGCCGGCACACCGGGCGGGTGGTGGTCTTCGCCGACCCGGCGCGCGACGACGTCCCGCCGCTGCGCGGGGCCCGCGCCGAGGCCGAGCGGATCCACGCCGAGTTCGGCGACCGGGTGGTGGTCCGCGGCGGGGCCGAGGCGACCCGGGACGAGCTGATCCGGCTGGCCCCGGACGCCTGGCTGCTGCACCTCTCCTGCCACGGCTACAACGACCCGATGGGCTACGAGGCGATGCGCCTGCTGCTCAGCGGCGGCGACCTCACCCTCGACGACCTGCGCGCCATGCCCCGGCTGCGAGCCCGGCTGGTCACCCTGAGCGCGTGCCAGACCGGGCACGCCGACCTGGTCCGGCTCTCCGACGACATGATCGGGCTGCCGGTCACCCTGCTGGCCGCCGGCTCGGCCGCGGTCCTGGCCACCCTCTGGCCGGTGCACGACCGGGCCACCGCGAAGCTGATCGACCGGATGTACCGGGAACTTGCCCGGATGATCGCGGCCGGCGAACCGGACGACGTGCCGCTCGCGCTGCACCGCGCCCAGCGGTGGCT